In Lysinibacillus sp. FSL M8-0337, the following proteins share a genomic window:
- a CDS encoding MBL fold metallo-hydrolase, translated as MSVLKWSAAEVAKKVIENKELFILDVRNTDAFEDWKIDGHKFEYLNIPYFELLDGVAEILPKIPTDKDVLVVCAKEGSSMMVAEMLSDAGRTVAYLEGGMKTWSEYLEPIKVGDLTGGGELYQFVRLGKGCLSYMVISEGEAAIIDAVRFTDVFTNFAKEKNVQIKHIFDTHLHADHISGGRHIAAQTGATYYLPPKDAEEVVFDYTPLVDGNVVQIGASKIDVGALYSPGHTIGSTSFVVDNKYLLTGDILFIDSIGRPDLAGLAEDWVGDLRETLYKRYRELSDDLVVLPAHFMIIDELNEDGTVAKRLGELFAENHGLNIEDAETFRSIVTDNLPPQPNAYQEIRQVNMGKITPAIEEQTEMEIGPNRCAVR; from the coding sequence GTGTCAGTATTAAAATGGAGCGCTGCAGAAGTAGCGAAAAAAGTAATCGAAAACAAAGAATTATTTATTTTAGATGTACGTAATACAGATGCATTTGAAGATTGGAAAATCGATGGACATAAATTTGAATACCTTAATATCCCGTATTTTGAGCTATTAGATGGTGTCGCAGAAATTTTACCTAAAATCCCTACGGACAAAGATGTATTAGTCGTTTGTGCAAAGGAAGGATCTTCAATGATGGTGGCAGAGATGCTATCTGATGCTGGACGTACTGTTGCCTATTTAGAGGGTGGTATGAAGACGTGGAGTGAATATTTAGAACCGATTAAGGTAGGCGATTTAACAGGTGGTGGTGAGCTTTACCAATTCGTTCGTTTAGGTAAAGGCTGTCTATCTTATATGGTTATTTCTGAAGGCGAAGCAGCAATAATTGACGCTGTACGCTTCACGGATGTATTTACAAACTTTGCAAAAGAGAAAAACGTTCAAATTAAGCACATTTTTGATACACATTTACATGCGGATCATATCTCAGGTGGACGCCATATTGCAGCACAAACAGGTGCAACATATTATTTACCACCGAAAGATGCAGAAGAGGTTGTATTTGATTATACGCCATTAGTAGATGGCAATGTGGTGCAAATTGGTGCTTCAAAAATTGATGTAGGTGCACTTTATTCACCAGGTCATACAATTGGCTCAACGTCGTTTGTTGTAGATAACAAATATTTATTAACAGGGGACATCTTATTTATTGATTCGATTGGTCGTCCTGATTTAGCAGGCCTTGCAGAGGACTGGGTTGGTGATTTACGCGAAACGCTTTATAAACGTTACCGTGAATTATCGGACGATTTAGTTGTTCTACCTGCTCATTTTATGATTATTGATGAGCTAAATGAAGATGGTACTGTAGCAAAACGTTTAGGAGAGTTATTTGCTGAAAATCATGGTTTAAATATTGAGGATGCTGAAACATTCCGCAGCATTGTGACAGATAACTTACCACCACAACCAAATGCATATCAAGAAATTCGTCAAGTGAATATGGGGAAAATAACGCCAGCTATAGAGGAACAAACTGAAATGGAGATTGGCCCGAACCGCTGTGCAGTAAGATAA
- a CDS encoding DsrE/DsrF/DrsH-like family protein has translation MSNKVAIIASNGGLFDAYKVFNIATAAAASDKEVAIFFTFEGLNLIHKQGMNALPMPAGTEHFAEGFAKANVPAIPQLVEMAQELGVKFIACQMTMDVMGLTVEDFVDGIEVGGAVTFLEFAKDAAPSLTF, from the coding sequence ATGTCAAACAAAGTAGCAATTATTGCAAGTAACGGTGGTCTTTTTGATGCGTATAAGGTGTTCAATATCGCAACAGCAGCGGCAGCTTCTGACAAGGAAGTAGCAATCTTTTTCACATTCGAAGGATTAAATTTAATTCATAAGCAAGGCATGAATGCTTTACCAATGCCAGCTGGTACGGAACATTTTGCAGAAGGTTTTGCGAAAGCGAATGTACCTGCTATTCCGCAATTAGTAGAAATGGCACAAGAATTAGGTGTTAAATTTATTGCGTGTCAAATGACGATGGATGTAATGGGCTTAACAGTAGAAGATTTTGTAGACGGTATTGAGGTTGGAGGAGCTGTAACATTCTTAGAATTCGCTAAAGATGCAGCACCATCATTAACGTTCTAA
- a CDS encoding sulfurtransferase TusA family protein produces MSIKADFQLDAKGLSCPMPIVKTKKAMAELADGQILEVSATDKGSKADIAAWAESVGHQYIGTVEEDTVLKHYIRKCAQESANEKTFESTIELEQIVGKDGLILDVREEAEFAFGHIEGAKSIPMGELEERLSELDKDLEIYVICRTGARSDLAAQKLVANGFTKVFNVLPGMTSWTGELIKTI; encoded by the coding sequence ATGAGTATTAAGGCAGATTTTCAACTAGATGCCAAAGGGCTATCCTGCCCGATGCCAATCGTTAAAACGAAAAAGGCAATGGCTGAATTAGCGGATGGTCAAATTTTAGAAGTTTCAGCTACAGATAAAGGTTCGAAAGCCGATATCGCAGCTTGGGCTGAGTCTGTAGGGCATCAGTATATCGGAACAGTGGAAGAAGATACTGTGCTTAAGCATTACATTCGTAAATGCGCGCAGGAGTCAGCGAATGAAAAAACGTTTGAGTCCACAATTGAGCTGGAACAAATCGTAGGAAAAGATGGGCTTATCCTCGATGTGCGTGAAGAAGCGGAGTTTGCATTCGGTCACATTGAAGGGGCGAAATCCATTCCAATGGGTGAGCTTGAAGAGCGCCTTTCTGAACTCGATAAAGATCTTGAAATTTATGTGATTTGTCGTACAGGTGCTCGCAGTGATTTAGCTGCACAAAAGCTAGTAGCAAATGGCTTTACAAAAGTATTTAACGTCTTACCAGGTATGACATCTTGGACGGGCGAATTAATTAAAACTATTTAA
- a CDS encoding rhodanese-like domain-containing protein: MKEISAKEVQQALANGQMLKIIDVREVDEVQAGHIPGMMNMPLGLLEFRMHELNKNESYIIVCRSGARSGRATQFLESQGFDVTNMVGGMLAWEGEVQ; this comes from the coding sequence GTGAAGGAAATTTCAGCAAAAGAAGTACAACAAGCTTTAGCAAATGGACAGATGTTAAAAATAATCGACGTTCGTGAAGTGGACGAAGTGCAGGCTGGACATATTCCTGGAATGATGAATATGCCACTTGGCTTACTTGAGTTTCGCATGCACGAGTTAAATAAAAATGAATCATATATTATCGTTTGTAGATCAGGTGCTCGCAGTGGTCGTGCTACACAATTTTTAGAAAGCCAAGGCTTTGATGTAACAAATATGGTTGGTGGCATGCTTGCATGGGAAGGCGAAGTACAGTAA
- a CDS encoding rhodanese-like domain-containing protein, giving the protein MEAWIMIAIVIGFLVWRMKPAKGVQSISTAQLKNVLNDKDKVFIDVRTPAEYKGRNIPQFKNIPLGSSFDKIPKDKEVVVICQSGMRSSQACKQLKKLGYERVTNVRGGMSAY; this is encoded by the coding sequence TTGGAAGCATGGATTATGATCGCTATTGTGATTGGGTTTTTAGTTTGGCGTATGAAGCCAGCAAAAGGAGTGCAGTCCATATCAACAGCTCAACTAAAAAATGTGCTGAATGATAAAGATAAAGTATTCATTGATGTGCGAACGCCAGCTGAATACAAAGGTCGCAACATCCCGCAATTCAAAAATATTCCGTTAGGCTCTAGCTTTGATAAAATACCGAAGGATAAGGAAGTTGTTGTTATTTGTCAAAGTGGTATGCGTAGTAGTCAGGCGTGTAAGCAATTGAAAAAACTAGGATATGAGCGCGTAACAAATGTCCGTGGTGGCATGAGCGCCTATTAG
- a CDS encoding metal-sensitive transcriptional regulator: MAYDAKTANRVKRMEGQLRGILRMMEEEQSCKDVITQLSAVRSAVDRTIGVIVSENLLNCVATADGDSEKMNSAIQEAMDLVVKSR, encoded by the coding sequence ATGGCGTACGATGCTAAAACAGCAAATCGTGTAAAACGAATGGAAGGCCAATTGCGTGGGATTTTACGCATGATGGAAGAAGAACAAAGTTGTAAAGATGTGATTACACAGCTATCCGCCGTGCGTTCTGCAGTTGATCGGACGATAGGTGTTATTGTCAGTGAGAACTTGCTGAATTGTGTTGCGACTGCTGATGGGGATTCAGAGAAAATGAATAGTGCCATCCAAGAAGCGATGGATTTGGTCGTAAAAAGTAGATAA
- the hmpA gene encoding NO-inducible flavohemoprotein: protein MLKQETVQIIKATVPVLEVHGVEITKTFYKNMFQAHPELLNIFNHTNQEKGRQQTALANTVYAAAVHIENLEAILPAVMLIAHKHRSLGILPEHYPIVGEHLLKAIKEVLGDAATDDIINAWAEAYGVIADVFIQVEEDLYQKAENNGGWRMFKPLKVAKKEVESDLVTSIYFVNEDGSPLPAYEPGQYISIRVKVPGEEYLLNRQYTLSQASAEDGYRISVKRESDHTPNGKVSNFIHDVLQVGDLVDVSVPAGLFVLEETAAPITFVSGGIGVTPLNSMLQSLKDDAVNEVHFIQCARNEKVVAFSDDIQAKVNALPNASYTALYSDEDKLLTKELLAAQIPDNTDVYICGPVGFMEAVIKNLHEIGIKDEKIHYEFFGPAMQLAN from the coding sequence ATGTTAAAACAAGAAACAGTACAAATTATTAAAGCAACAGTGCCCGTATTAGAAGTTCATGGGGTAGAAATTACTAAGACGTTTTATAAAAATATGTTTCAAGCTCATCCAGAATTACTGAATATTTTTAACCACACAAACCAAGAAAAAGGCCGTCAACAAACTGCATTAGCAAATACCGTGTATGCAGCAGCAGTTCATATTGAAAATTTAGAAGCTATTTTACCAGCAGTTATGTTAATTGCTCATAAGCATCGTAGTTTAGGAATTTTGCCAGAGCATTACCCGATTGTAGGGGAACATTTACTAAAAGCAATAAAAGAAGTGCTTGGTGACGCAGCTACTGATGATATTATTAACGCATGGGCTGAAGCATATGGCGTTATTGCGGATGTTTTCATTCAAGTAGAAGAAGATCTATATCAAAAAGCTGAAAATAATGGTGGATGGCGTATGTTTAAACCATTGAAAGTAGCTAAAAAAGAAGTTGAAAGTGACCTTGTTACTTCTATTTACTTTGTGAATGAAGATGGATCGCCACTTCCGGCATATGAACCAGGGCAATATATTAGTATTCGTGTCAAAGTACCTGGGGAAGAATATTTATTAAACCGCCAATATACACTTTCACAAGCGAGTGCTGAGGATGGCTACCGTATTTCAGTAAAACGGGAAAGCGATCATACACCAAATGGCAAAGTATCTAACTTTATTCACGATGTGTTACAAGTTGGAGATTTAGTAGATGTAAGTGTGCCAGCAGGTTTATTTGTATTAGAAGAAACTGCAGCTCCAATTACATTTGTTAGTGGAGGAATCGGCGTAACACCATTAAACAGTATGCTACAATCTTTAAAGGATGATGCAGTGAATGAAGTGCATTTTATCCAATGTGCACGTAATGAAAAAGTAGTAGCATTTAGTGATGACATCCAAGCTAAAGTAAATGCGCTTCCGAATGCATCCTATACAGCGCTTTATTCGGATGAGGATAAGTTATTGACGAAAGAATTATTGGCTGCACAGATTCCAGATAATACGGACGTTTATATCTGTGGTCCTGTTGGTTTTATGGAGGCGGTAATTAAAAATCTCCACGAAATTGGTATTAAAGATGAAAAAATTCACTATGAATTCTTTGGACCTGCCATGCAATTAGCAAACTAA
- a CDS encoding Rrf2 family transcriptional regulator has translation MRLTLYTDYSLRTLIYLGAKEEGQLSTIQEISDAYNISKNHLMKVTHQLGLLGYIETIRGRGGGIRLAIDPKSITIGEIVRHTEEDFHLVECFDKENNLCKIAPECQLKGVLYEALQAYMAVLDRYSLDDFLHSKEKLMALLFGK, from the coding sequence ATGCGATTAACTTTATACACAGATTACTCCCTTCGAACACTCATTTATCTAGGTGCGAAGGAAGAGGGTCAACTATCAACTATTCAAGAAATTTCAGATGCCTATAATATATCAAAAAACCATTTAATGAAGGTGACACACCAATTAGGGTTGCTTGGTTACATCGAAACGATTCGCGGTCGAGGTGGCGGTATCCGTTTGGCAATCGATCCAAAGTCCATTACGATTGGTGAAATTGTACGCCATACAGAAGAAGATTTTCATCTTGTTGAGTGTTTCGACAAAGAAAATAACTTGTGTAAAATTGCACCTGAATGCCAGTTAAAAGGTGTCCTCTATGAGGCATTACAAGCCTATATGGCTGTTCTTGATCGCTATTCTCTTGACGATTTTTTACACTCCAAGGAGAAGTTAATGGCCTTGTTATTTGGTAAATAA
- a CDS encoding GNAT family N-acetyltransferase: MAVTLVKHDIKYAEAMHALSSMPQVRDALGLPAGKVEDTINFIKRECVDEEEGKTVPRVVLNEEGRLIGVTALMFIDHINKCCHIGSWLGYEFWGKGYNEEAKKAILEIAFFDLGLERVFAGARKINIRSQKAQEKLPFIRLGVEKEFPQEHSWLEVKEKQPCVLNVFERVDFVRYYTTIEKVEGSRESYLPYLLLADESEMTVRQYMNDGELYTIKCGEKLAGTALLIPQSDATIELKNIAVVEAFQGKGIGKEALNKIFALCKGQGYENILVGTANSSINNIAFYQKSGFRMDTIEKNFFSKYPEPIYENGIRALDMIVFSKAL; this comes from the coding sequence ATGGCAGTAACTTTAGTAAAGCATGACATAAAATATGCTGAAGCAATGCATGCATTGTCTTCAATGCCACAGGTTCGGGATGCGCTTGGGTTACCTGCTGGGAAAGTGGAAGATACCATTAATTTTATCAAACGTGAATGTGTAGACGAGGAAGAAGGAAAGACTGTTCCTCGTGTTGTGCTAAATGAGGAAGGTCGACTCATTGGTGTCACAGCATTGATGTTTATTGACCATATAAATAAGTGTTGTCATATAGGGTCATGGCTAGGATATGAGTTTTGGGGAAAAGGCTACAATGAGGAAGCGAAAAAGGCCATTTTGGAAATTGCTTTTTTTGATTTAGGGCTTGAACGCGTTTTCGCAGGAGCTAGAAAGATCAATATTCGCTCACAAAAGGCACAGGAAAAGTTGCCTTTTATTCGTCTAGGTGTAGAAAAAGAGTTTCCGCAGGAACATTCTTGGTTAGAAGTGAAGGAAAAGCAACCTTGCGTATTAAACGTTTTTGAACGTGTGGATTTTGTACGTTATTATACAACAATAGAAAAAGTGGAAGGTAGCCGTGAAAGCTACTTACCATATTTATTACTAGCGGATGAAAGTGAAATGACCGTTCGCCAATATATGAATGATGGTGAACTTTACACCATTAAATGCGGTGAAAAATTGGCAGGCACAGCCTTGCTTATTCCACAGTCAGACGCAACAATTGAGTTGAAAAATATAGCGGTTGTGGAAGCATTTCAGGGCAAAGGCATTGGGAAGGAAGCTTTGAACAAAATTTTTGCCCTTTGTAAAGGACAAGGATATGAAAATATTTTAGTTGGCACAGCAAATTCTAGTATTAACAATATTGCGTTTTATCAAAAATCAGGCTTCCGGATGGATACCATCGAAAAGAATTTTTTCAGTAAGTATCCTGAACCCATTTATGAAAATGGCATACGAGCATTAGATATGATTGTCTTTTCAAAAGCATTATAA
- a CDS encoding nucleoside deaminase: MNQWMERAVELALQNIAQGGQPFGAVLVKGDEIIGEGVNELHLRPDSTGHAELLALRRAQEKLGSIDLRGTVMYASGAPCPMCFGAMAMAGVDKAYYANSLADALAVGLSRSSEVYADLQKINEERVFRMIHMPVEDIAKSPMHVWHSKT; the protein is encoded by the coding sequence ATGAATCAATGGATGGAGCGAGCAGTGGAGCTTGCTCTTCAAAATATAGCACAGGGCGGTCAGCCATTTGGAGCTGTCTTGGTAAAGGGCGATGAAATCATTGGGGAAGGCGTCAATGAACTGCATTTGCGTCCGGATAGTACAGGTCATGCTGAGCTACTTGCCTTAAGACGTGCACAAGAAAAACTCGGTTCTATTGATTTACGAGGCACGGTTATGTATGCAAGTGGGGCACCTTGTCCGATGTGCTTCGGTGCAATGGCAATGGCGGGTGTCGACAAGGCTTATTATGCTAATTCACTAGCTGATGCTTTGGCAGTTGGTTTAAGTCGCTCAAGTGAGGTTTATGCAGATTTGCAGAAAATTAATGAAGAACGTGTGTTTCGCATGATTCATATGCCGGTAGAGGATATAGCAAAAAGTCCAATGCATGTTTGGCATAGTAAAACCTAA
- a CDS encoding VOC family protein yields the protein MKSATTFLMFQGQAHEAILQYKQWFPELTIENLTYVEDTQQIAMAEIDLKGLKIMMNDSSIKHAFSFTPSISIFLACETIEEIESLVAQIVDGGQALMPLNNYGFSKQFAWIQDRFGVSWQLTYN from the coding sequence ATGAAAAGTGCTACTACATTTTTAATGTTCCAAGGACAGGCGCATGAGGCTATTTTGCAATATAAGCAATGGTTCCCAGAGTTAACAATTGAAAACTTAACGTATGTGGAGGACACACAACAGATTGCAATGGCTGAAATCGATTTAAAAGGTCTGAAAATTATGATGAATGACAGTTCAATTAAGCATGCCTTTTCCTTTACTCCATCAATATCCATCTTTTTGGCGTGTGAGACGATAGAAGAAATCGAGAGTTTAGTTGCACAAATAGTGGATGGTGGACAAGCGTTAATGCCGTTAAATAACTATGGGTTCTCTAAGCAGTTTGCTTGGATTCAGGATCGTTTCGGTGTATCGTGGCAACTTACGTATAATTAA
- a CDS encoding DUF1801 domain-containing protein gives MHAYIEQVDEKWRDSFAKLADIVATNIPDGFEQTMTYDMISYVVPLSSYPKGYHVTPNTPLPFISLAAQKRHIAVYHMGIYADNALLSWFQEEYAKRVPTKLNMGKSCIRFTSTKNIPYDLIGELVSKMTPAQWVTRYEGELNK, from the coding sequence ATGCATGCATATATCGAACAAGTAGATGAAAAATGGCGAGATAGTTTTGCAAAGCTTGCGGACATAGTAGCAACGAATATTCCTGATGGCTTTGAACAAACAATGACTTACGACATGATTAGTTATGTAGTGCCGTTATCGTCATATCCTAAAGGTTATCATGTAACACCTAATACACCACTACCATTTATTAGCTTAGCAGCGCAAAAGCGACATATAGCAGTTTATCATATGGGTATTTATGCAGATAACGCTTTATTATCTTGGTTTCAAGAGGAGTATGCTAAGCGTGTACCAACTAAGCTAAATATGGGGAAAAGCTGTATTCGTTTTACGAGTACAAAAAATATTCCATATGATTTGATTGGAGAACTTGTTTCCAAAATGACCCCTGCACAATGGGTTACTAGATACGAGGGAGAGTTGAATAAATGA
- a CDS encoding YdeI/OmpD-associated family protein, whose translation MVPLLRAILIENPNDVAFYDALTPGYQKDWARYIYSAKKQETRLARLADCVKSQGLVLRRRNTTEKANG comes from the coding sequence ATGGTCCCTTTGTTGCGCGCTATACTGATAGAAAATCCAAATGATGTAGCTTTTTATGACGCGCTAACGCCAGGATATCAAAAAGATTGGGCACGATACATTTATAGTGCGAAAAAGCAAGAGACACGGCTAGCTCGTTTAGCGGATTGCGTGAAATCACAAGGGCTGGTTTTAAGACGAAGGAACACTACCGAAAAGGCCAATGGTTGA
- a CDS encoding GNAT family N-acetyltransferase codes for MIYQNSLEGISSNMLNGFFVGWPSPPNPQTHLRLLENSSKIVLAIDERTNEVIGFITAISDGVLSAYVPLLEVLPQYKNKGIGKELVSRMLKELDEIYMIDLCCDDDLVPYYEKFGMMKTNGMVYRNYAMQAGR; via the coding sequence ATGATTTATCAGAATTCACTTGAAGGTATTTCTTCAAATATGTTAAATGGTTTTTTTGTAGGCTGGCCGAGTCCACCTAATCCACAAACCCATTTACGATTGTTGGAGAATAGCAGCAAAATAGTTTTGGCGATTGATGAGCGCACAAATGAAGTGATAGGGTTTATTACAGCGATAAGTGATGGTGTCTTATCTGCCTATGTTCCATTATTGGAAGTATTACCACAATACAAAAATAAAGGTATAGGCAAGGAATTAGTAAGTCGAATGCTAAAAGAACTGGATGAGATTTATATGATTGATTTATGCTGTGATGATGACCTTGTACCTTACTATGAAAAATTCGGAATGATGAAAACGAACGGTATGGTTTATAGGAATTATGCAATGCAAGCAGGAAGATAA
- a CDS encoding DUF1648 domain-containing protein has protein sequence MYRPILKLPKTKYEKSLDVIGCGLFTVSILFIIFQWGNLPEEIPAHFNAKGEVDRWGSKIELFILPGIGIFMWIFLGLLEKAPHMHNYPTRLDEHNVEAFYLNSRKLCNEVKNFCLILFAIISCEIVLVALGKIEGLGWWFLPFVLIGTGIPIIKGIIASSKIK, from the coding sequence ATGTATCGACCAATTTTAAAATTACCAAAAACCAAGTATGAAAAATCTTTGGACGTTATAGGTTGCGGGTTATTTACTGTATCCATCCTATTTATTATTTTTCAATGGGGTAATTTACCAGAAGAAATCCCAGCACATTTTAATGCTAAGGGCGAGGTTGACCGATGGGGTTCGAAAATAGAACTATTTATTTTACCAGGTATCGGAATTTTTATGTGGATATTTTTAGGGCTCCTTGAGAAAGCGCCACATATGCATAATTATCCAACGCGATTAGATGAGCACAACGTTGAGGCATTTTATTTAAATAGTCGTAAATTATGTAATGAAGTAAAAAACTTTTGCTTAATTTTATTTGCAATCATCTCTTGTGAAATAGTACTTGTTGCATTAGGTAAAATCGAAGGACTAGGTTGGTGGTTCTTGCCATTTGTGCTAATTGGTACAGGTATCCCGATTATTAAAGGTATAATTGCTTCTTCGAAGATTAAATAA
- a CDS encoding methyl-accepting chemotaxis protein, translating into MRFTIYKKLILGFFIVILVLIGTIALNFKQLNSVNGTYQDLLEEQTKKSISIQELRVIAKQEIVSMRGYLLLGDKQNREGNKSAREEFKTKSESLMATLESKKSIELLEAVNKSEQNVQQFADRMFSLKDAGETEQYEKLDSTQGRLILKQFDERVENLANYQSEAVEAKIAATSKEIDAIKMQMILLGIFAVLISLIIAMIMGTIISRPIKGMAKAAQKIAEGDLTAEQIRIRNRDEVGDLALAFNQMAQNLKNLITNVSQNTVQVSASAAELTASADQTIQATEQITSAMQEVASGSEAQGKNATESSQAMKNMTNGIQQLASTTAAVSELAIETNTEANKGNDSLQRVISQMDTINTAVLESATVVKKLGNHSVEIGNIISIITDIAEQTNLLALNAAIEAARAGDHGRGFAVVADEVKKLAEQSKNSAEQIAGLISEIQQETNRAVTVMDTGTQEVQVGMKVVKVAEEGFSKIVDLIEQVSKQIQEATTVSEEMSSSAEQIYASFDDIATIAQTSSSNLQNVASASEEQLATIEEVAASAATLSTMAEELQSQVSKFKVQ; encoded by the coding sequence ATGCGATTTACGATTTATAAAAAATTAATTCTCGGTTTTTTTATAGTTATATTAGTTTTAATAGGCACGATTGCCTTAAATTTTAAACAACTTAATTCAGTAAATGGCACTTATCAAGATTTACTCGAAGAACAAACAAAAAAGTCTATTAGTATACAAGAACTAAGAGTCATTGCAAAACAAGAAATAGTGAGTATGCGTGGCTATCTTTTACTTGGCGATAAACAAAATCGCGAAGGTAATAAATCCGCTCGTGAAGAATTCAAAACAAAATCAGAAAGTTTAATGGCTACATTAGAGTCAAAAAAATCAATTGAACTGTTAGAAGCCGTCAATAAAAGTGAGCAAAATGTTCAGCAATTCGCCGATCGAATGTTTTCATTAAAAGATGCTGGTGAAACAGAACAATATGAAAAATTAGATAGCACACAAGGACGTCTTATTTTAAAACAATTCGATGAGCGTGTTGAAAACCTTGCCAATTATCAAAGTGAAGCCGTAGAAGCAAAAATAGCTGCTACTTCAAAAGAGATTGATGCCATTAAGATGCAAATGATTTTGCTTGGTATATTTGCCGTGCTCATTAGTCTGATAATTGCAATGATTATGGGAACAATTATTTCTCGCCCTATTAAAGGTATGGCAAAAGCAGCACAAAAAATTGCTGAAGGTGATTTAACGGCTGAGCAAATTCGTATTAGAAATCGCGATGAAGTTGGTGATTTAGCATTAGCCTTTAATCAAATGGCCCAAAATTTAAAAAACTTGATTACCAATGTCAGTCAAAATACGGTGCAAGTAAGTGCCTCAGCAGCAGAGTTAACTGCTAGCGCAGATCAAACTATTCAAGCGACTGAACAAATTACTTCTGCTATGCAAGAAGTGGCAAGTGGCTCTGAAGCCCAAGGAAAAAATGCAACTGAAAGCTCGCAAGCTATGAAAAACATGACGAATGGCATTCAACAACTAGCATCAACAACTGCTGCTGTTTCTGAATTGGCTATTGAAACCAATACTGAAGCAAACAAAGGGAATGATTCGCTTCAACGTGTTATTTCACAAATGGATACAATTAATACTGCTGTCTTGGAGTCTGCAACTGTTGTCAAAAAACTAGGAAATCATTCTGTGGAGATTGGCAATATCATTAGCATTATTACTGATATCGCTGAACAAACTAATTTACTAGCGTTAAATGCTGCTATCGAGGCAGCTCGAGCTGGCGATCACGGTCGCGGCTTTGCAGTCGTTGCCGATGAAGTGAAAAAATTAGCTGAGCAATCTAAGAACTCTGCTGAACAAATTGCCGGTTTAATTTCTGAAATTCAACAGGAAACAAATCGTGCTGTCACTGTTATGGATACTGGTACACAAGAAGTTCAAGTTGGTATGAAGGTTGTTAAAGTGGCAGAGGAAGGCTTTTCAAAAATCGTTGACCTTATTGAGCAAGTTTCCAAACAAATACAAGAAGCAACAACTGTTTCAGAGGAAATGTCCTCAAGCGCTGAACAAATTTACGCATCCTTTGATGACATTGCGACAATTGCCCAAACGTCATCTTCGAACCTACAAAATGTTGCGTCTGCTTCAGAAGAACAACTCGCGACAATCGAAGAGGTTGCAGCTTCTGCCGCTACTTTATCGACAATGGCGGAAGAATTACAATCACAAGTTTCCAAATTTAAAGTTCAATAG